One segment of Pseudophryne corroboree isolate aPseCor3 chromosome 10, aPseCor3.hap2, whole genome shotgun sequence DNA contains the following:
- the LOC134965942 gene encoding zinc finger protein 526-like, which produces MAEGVQAPVVYQHQYMCSECGVLYNTLEDVLLHQQNHMGGGVQATVTHDVSLELGELQSLVQDGQYQCLECGQVLLSPDELLHHQEMHMRELTQAPASPSIGASQIHYQCCECKELFTSPELWLAHRQKHVKLEQQPQQSVVLQSGSSIQALLSLQNVLLDERTLNGWGVEMPAVVATAEHEAVSRSCPSESSENLTVQGELVQLPEMHPYQCSECSQMFHTPEEFLEHQGRHFVESEKECSASPLYGISENAAPSPSILEKLRKDWMIEEKEEATEENLGGVQRVYQCQECKKKCATAEELRKHRKEHQTEEFPCPDCDRLFTSANRLQSHHRVHVEGTLQCPNCYKVFKKEASLEQHMRVHRGEAIYLCVDCGLGFGTEITLVLHRKSHTADPLHRCQCGRTFSNMTKFLYHRRTHAGKSGVPMPKPDKPSCTEKEKVQDLADLLPTSILPSVSVPAPEASPVTVQNDLQKPGSQENGCNIQVSAKEPKTGLQCQAHNYECSQCSKEFPSHIKMVRHRRAVHAMERKHKCSVCGKHFKKPVHLRNHMRTHTGERPFQCTVCGKSFGSIANLRRHYLTHTGEKPYKCEVCGRSFTQRSNLQQHRSLHTLSSPFLCNDCGLEFNRASKLALHQFRHLGVLPYKCPDCGKSFLRKKLMQLHQLEHQGKAPIYCKDCGVVFEEESQLSEHGCRNKKVSPFICPTCGKKLNSNSSLTLHLLQHTGQRPFKCHICGKCFTSQRGVLRHQQWHMGVRPHK; this is translated from the coding sequence ATGGCAGAGGGCGTCCAAGCCCCCGTAGTGTACCAGCACCAGTATATGTGCTCGGAGTGCGGCGTCCTCTATAATACCCTGGAGGATGTCCTGCTTCATCAGCAGAACCACATGGGAGGAGGGGTGCAAGCCACCGTGACCCACGATGTTTCCCTGGAGCTGGGAGAGCTGCAGAGCTTGGTCCAGGACGGCCAGTACCAGTGCTTAGAATGCGGTCAAGTTCTCTTGTCTCCTGACGAGCTGCTGCATCACCAGGAGATGCACATGAGGGAACTCACCCAGGCCCCTGCCTCTCCCTCAATAGGCGCTAGTCAGATCCATTACCAGTGTTGTGAATGCAAGGAACTCTTCACTTCTCCGGAGCTGTGGCTCGCTCACCGCCAGAAGCACGTAAAGCTGGAGCAGCAGCCTCAGCAGAGCGTCGTCCTACAGTCTGGTTCCAGCATCCAGGCCCTGCTCAGCCTGCAGAATGTTCTCTTAGATGAGAGGACTTTAAATGGTTGGGGAGTGGAGATGCCAGCAGTGGTGGCAACTGCAGAACATGAGGCTGTGTCAAGGTCATGCCCCTCTGAGTCATCTGAAAACCTGACCGTACAGGGAGAGCTGGTGCAACTCCCGGAGATGCATCCCTATCAGTGCTCTGAGTGCAGCCAGATGTTTCACACGCCTGAGGAATTTCTGGAACACCAGGGTCGACACTTTGTAGAGTCTGAGAAAGAATGCTCTGCGTCTCCGTTATATGGAATCTCTGAAAATGCTGCTCCCTCTCCCAGCATTCTTGAGAAATTGAGAAAAGACTGGATGATTGAGGAAAAGGAGGAGGCAACAGAAGAGAACTTGGGAGGAGTGCAAAGGGTTTACCAGTGCCAAGAGTGCAAGAAGAAGTGTGCCACTGCAGAGGAACTACGGAAACATCGCAAAGAACACCAGACTGAAGAATTTCCATGCCCAGACTGTGATCGTCTCTTTACCTCTGCTAACCGCTTGCAATCCCATCATCGTGTGCACGTAGAAGGAACTTTGCAGTGCCCAAATTGCTATAAAGTGTTCAAGAAGGAGGCTTCTTTAGAGCAGCACATGAGAGTACATCGTGGGGAGGCTATATATTTATGCGTGGACTGTGGCCTAGGATTTGGCACGGAGATTACTTTGGTCTTGCATCGGAAAAGCCATACAGCAGACCCCTTGCATCGCTGTCAGTGTGGCAGAACGTTCAGCAATATGACCAAATTTCTGTATCACAGAAGAACCCATGCTGGCAAAAGCGGAGTTCCTATGCCTAAACCTGATAAACCCAGCTGCACAGAGAAGGAGAAAGTTCAAGATCTCGCTGACCTTCTACCAACTTCGATTCTTCCCTCTGTGAGTGTACCTGCACCAGAGGCGTCTCCTGTAACTGTACAGAATGATTTACAGAAGCCGGGGTCACAAGAAAATGGGTGCAatatacaagtttctgcaaaggaacCAAAGACTGGGTTACAGTGTCAGGCCCATAACTATGAGTGCTCTCAGTGTAGCAAAGAATTCCCATCCCATATTAAAATGGTGCGACATAGGCGTGCTGTGCACGCCATGGAGAGGAAGCACAAATGCAGCGTGTGCGGGAAGCACTTTAAAAAGCCAGTGCACTTGCGGAACCATATGCGCACTCACACTGGCGAGCGCCCCTTCCAGTGTACAGTTTGTGGGAAGAGCTTTGGATCCATTGCCAATCTGAGACGGCACTACCTCACCCACACTGGAGAGAAGCCGTATAAGTGTGAGGTGTGTGGCCGTAGCTTCACGCAGAGGTCCAACCTGCAGCAACATCGTTCTTTGCATACTCTTTCCAGCCCATTTCTCTGTAATGATTGTGGACTAGAATTCAACAGAGCTTCAAAGCTTGCATTGCACCAGTTCAGACACTTAGGAGTGTTGCCCTACAAGTGCCCAGACTGCGGTAAAAGCTTCCTGCGCAAAAAGTTAATGCAGTTGCACCAGTTAGAGCATCAGGGTAAAGCTCCGATCTACTGCAAGGACTGTGGTGTAGTGTTCGAAGAAGAATCACAACTTTCAGAACACGGGTGTCGGAACAAAAAAGTGAGCCCATTTATATGCCCTACTTGTGGGAAAAAACTGAATTCAAATTCCAGCTTGACTCTTCACCTGCTACAGCACACCGGACAGAGACCCTTTAAGTGTCATATATGTGGCAAATGTTTTACCAGCCAAAGAGGGGTGCTACGACATCAGCAGTGGCACATGGGTGTCCGACCTCACAAGTGA